From Halobacillus sp. Marseille-Q1614, the proteins below share one genomic window:
- the aldA gene encoding aldehyde dehydrogenase produces the protein MITHQLYINGEYTESSGNEWLDILNPSTEEVISRTPKGTKEDVDRAVQAAFEAQKGWEHTPNIERGKIVRELGDQMEENRATFIELLQQEQGKDYELASGEVDLAIDFFRYMSEWARRIEGDVVPSDRPNEHIYIHKKPIGVVAGIVPWNFPVFILARKVATALVTGCTIVLKPSQQTPNTAMEFTKLIDKMDELPKGVYNVVTGTGSEIGNALASHKNVAMISMTGSVAAGTKVMEAAAQNITKVNLELGGKAPAIVTANADLDVAVESIQTSRLANNGQACTNAERVYVHESIADEFVDRLRESFEQLKIGDPNENKDVDVGPLVSQDRLEEVESMVEEAVGAGAVVVTGGERADVEKGYFYKPTIIKNVEQDSPIMQEEIFGPVIPITTYKTLDEAIEKGNDTEFGLSSSVYTDDLNEAMRVVDELKFGETFVNRENFEAVQGYHAGMRKSGLGGTDGKYGMEDFLATQVVYMQFKKDKQ, from the coding sequence TTGATTACCCATCAATTATATATCAATGGTGAATATACCGAATCCAGCGGGAATGAATGGTTGGATATTTTGAACCCATCTACTGAAGAAGTTATCTCACGTACACCAAAAGGAACAAAAGAAGACGTGGATCGTGCTGTTCAAGCAGCCTTTGAGGCCCAAAAAGGCTGGGAACACACTCCCAATATTGAAAGAGGTAAGATTGTGCGTGAATTAGGAGATCAGATGGAAGAGAATCGGGCTACATTCATTGAGCTTCTTCAGCAGGAGCAGGGGAAAGATTATGAACTGGCCAGCGGTGAAGTCGACCTGGCGATAGATTTTTTCCGTTATATGTCGGAATGGGCACGCCGTATTGAAGGAGATGTCGTACCGAGTGACCGTCCGAATGAGCACATCTATATCCATAAAAAACCAATCGGTGTTGTAGCAGGAATTGTGCCTTGGAACTTCCCTGTGTTTATATTAGCGAGAAAAGTAGCTACAGCTTTAGTTACAGGCTGCACGATTGTGTTAAAGCCGAGTCAGCAGACTCCAAATACAGCTATGGAATTTACAAAGCTGATCGATAAAATGGATGAGCTGCCAAAAGGGGTCTATAATGTAGTGACAGGTACGGGCTCTGAAATTGGAAACGCACTGGCTTCCCACAAAAACGTAGCGATGATTTCTATGACAGGAAGTGTCGCAGCAGGTACGAAAGTGATGGAAGCAGCCGCTCAAAATATTACAAAAGTTAACCTGGAACTTGGAGGTAAAGCGCCGGCGATTGTTACAGCCAATGCGGATTTAGACGTTGCGGTTGAAAGCATTCAGACTTCCCGCCTTGCGAACAACGGCCAAGCCTGCACGAATGCGGAGAGAGTGTACGTCCATGAAAGCATTGCGGATGAGTTTGTGGACCGCTTAAGAGAATCATTTGAACAGCTGAAAATAGGGGATCCAAATGAGAATAAAGACGTCGATGTCGGCCCGCTTGTCAGCCAGGACCGTTTAGAAGAAGTAGAAAGTATGGTGGAAGAAGCGGTAGGAGCAGGTGCTGTGGTCGTTACTGGCGGAGAGCGTGCTGATGTGGAAAAAGGTTATTTCTACAAACCGACGATTATAAAAAATGTCGAACAGGATTCTCCGATTATGCAGGAAGAAATATTCGGTCCTGTTATTCCGATCACTACGTATAAGACGCTGGATGAAGCGATTGAAAAAGGCAATGATACGGAATTTGGACTTTCCTCATCGGTTTATACAGATGACTTAAATGAAGCGATGCGCGTAGTAGACGAGCTAAAATTTGGAGAAACGTTTGTAAACCGTGAGAATTTTGAGGCCGTACAAGGATATCATGCCGGCATGCGCAAGTCAGGACTTGGCGGTACCGACGGAAAATACGGTATGGAAGATTTCCTCGCCACTCAGGTTGTTTATATGCAGTTTAAAAAAGATAAGCAATAA
- a CDS encoding YjcZ family sporulation protein, producing MSGGYGGGFALLVVLFILLIIIGAAYVGGGYGF from the coding sequence ATGAGCGGTGGATACGGCGGAGGTTTCGCCTTACTAGTTGTTTTGTTCATTTTGTTGATTATCATCGGTGCGGCATACGTAGGCGGTGGCTACGGATTTTAG
- a CDS encoding M50 family metallopeptidase: MKLQIIISLILAFILTQAPIVGKYFAMVNTMIHETGHSLMALITGGNVKNISLFPNTSGVTMTGHSSWGSQFLTSLSGYLFASFMSYLFFYLITKGNYRWMVYLLLGFLVINLIFWVRNGYGIFWIITFGAAFIWLLRSGNQTLIQYVLVFIASLVLIEAVTSAFEIMWLSFFSPHQAGDAANLARLTGFIPALLWGVLFFVQALYFAWISLQRVFLV, from the coding sequence ATGAAACTACAAATTATTATCAGCTTAATTTTAGCATTTATATTAACGCAGGCGCCGATTGTTGGAAAATACTTCGCAATGGTCAATACGATGATTCATGAAACGGGCCATTCGCTTATGGCGTTAATTACCGGTGGAAATGTGAAGAATATCTCTCTATTTCCTAACACTTCCGGAGTGACGATGACTGGGCACTCCTCGTGGGGGAGCCAGTTCTTAACCAGTTTGTCCGGCTATTTATTCGCTTCTTTTATGAGCTATTTATTTTTTTATCTGATTACTAAAGGGAACTATCGCTGGATGGTTTATCTTTTGCTCGGCTTTTTAGTAATTAACTTGATCTTCTGGGTGAGAAACGGATACGGGATTTTTTGGATCATTACGTTTGGAGCAGCGTTTATTTGGCTGTTACGCTCCGGAAATCAGACATTGATTCAATACGTGCTCGTATTTATCGCTTCCCTTGTACTGATCGAAGCGGTAACCAGCGCATTTGAAATTATGTGGCTGAGCTTCTTCTCTCCACACCAGGCCGGTGACGCAGCGAACCTGGCCCGATTAACCGGTTTTATCCCTGCTTTACTGTGGGGTGTGTTATTTTTTGTCCAGGCCCTTTATTTTGCCTGGATTTCCCTGCAAAGAGTTTTTCTCGTGTAG
- the modA gene encoding molybdate ABC transporter substrate-binding protein → MFTKTFPLCFIFLFILTACSTSNEQKAEVNLTISAASSLQEAMEEIINTYEEKDSDLSFSLNTSSSGKLAQQIHRGAPVDIYISANERWTDWLLKNEHIKADSLNNIAGNKLVLIAPKEKQANVSALENLQLGPNDQIAIGEPESAPIGRYAKQSIQSIGKWEAWNGHFVYSNDARQTVTYVASGNADYGIVYQSDAKISDQVEVLAEVSEEIHDPIIYPAAITTSSSHPEEAEKFVDYLNSEEAQDILRTYGFYQ, encoded by the coding sequence ATGTTTACGAAAACTTTCCCTTTATGTTTCATTTTCTTGTTCATACTTACTGCGTGTTCCACGTCCAACGAGCAAAAGGCTGAAGTGAATCTCACTATTTCCGCAGCTTCGAGTCTTCAGGAAGCGATGGAAGAGATCATAAATACATATGAAGAAAAGGATTCTGATTTGTCGTTTTCCCTCAATACTAGCAGTTCTGGCAAACTGGCACAGCAAATCCACCGGGGAGCGCCTGTCGATATTTATATTTCCGCTAACGAACGGTGGACAGACTGGCTGCTAAAGAATGAGCATATTAAAGCAGACAGCCTAAACAATATAGCAGGAAATAAGCTCGTTCTTATTGCACCAAAAGAAAAACAAGCAAACGTATCTGCTTTAGAAAATTTACAGCTTGGTCCAAATGATCAAATAGCGATTGGCGAACCAGAGAGCGCCCCTATCGGCCGATACGCGAAGCAGTCCATACAATCCATCGGAAAATGGGAAGCATGGAACGGTCATTTTGTTTATTCTAATGATGCCCGCCAGACGGTTACTTACGTCGCTTCAGGGAACGCGGATTATGGAATAGTTTATCAAAGTGATGCCAAGATTTCAGATCAAGTCGAAGTTTTAGCAGAGGTTAGTGAAGAAATTCACGATCCGATTATCTATCCAGCGGCGATCACAACGTCAAGCAGCCATCCGGAAGAAGCTGAGAAATTTGTCGATTACCTAAACAGTGAGGAAGCCCAGGATATTTTACGGACTTACGGCTTTTATCAATAA
- the modB gene encoding molybdate ABC transporter permease subunit, which produces MNLSPLILSLQTAGIATLIVFIIGILLARLISRQSFPGKSIVESVILLPMVLPPTVVGFGLLYLFGNNGPIGSLLMEWFGIQTVFSWLGAVIAAIVVSFPLMYQSATAAFQTYDPMVEKAAYTLGASKWKVFFKVSFPLAWPGLLAGTVLTFARALGEFGATLMIAGYIPGKTDTIPLAIYFAVESGRMDDARLWVIIIVALGFSSILWLNWWSKKNVFYFQGNNK; this is translated from the coding sequence ATGAACTTATCACCTTTAATTCTGTCTTTACAAACTGCAGGAATAGCTACACTAATCGTTTTTATCATCGGAATCCTGCTTGCAAGGCTTATCTCGCGGCAATCATTTCCCGGGAAAAGTATTGTCGAATCAGTCATTTTACTTCCTATGGTTTTGCCGCCGACCGTTGTTGGTTTTGGCCTGCTCTATTTATTTGGGAACAACGGTCCTATCGGAAGTTTACTGATGGAATGGTTCGGTATACAGACTGTTTTTTCATGGCTTGGAGCGGTAATAGCGGCGATCGTTGTTTCGTTTCCGCTTATGTATCAGAGTGCCACAGCGGCCTTTCAGACATATGATCCTATGGTTGAAAAAGCCGCCTACACGTTAGGGGCTTCCAAGTGGAAAGTGTTTTTTAAAGTATCCTTTCCGTTAGCGTGGCCAGGCCTTTTGGCTGGAACCGTCCTCACCTTCGCACGTGCTTTAGGGGAATTCGGGGCGACTCTTATGATAGCAGGATATATTCCTGGAAAAACAGACACGATTCCTCTGGCGATTTACTTTGCTGTTGAATCAGGTCGAATGGACGATGCCAGGCTGTGGGTGATCATTATCGTGGCGCTCGGTTTCAGTTCGATATTATGGCTCAACTGGTGGAGCAAGAAAAACGTATTTTATTTCCAGGGAAATAATAAGTAA
- a CDS encoding ATP-binding cassette domain-containing protein, with protein sequence MLNVSIQKKLSNFILDVSFQARNETVVLFGPSGSGKTTILNIIAGLTSPDNGEITLDGRALYKNKKVNVPIQHRKTGYVFQDYALFPHMKVQKNILFGTEDTKLAEELMYSLKISHLSLKYPHEISGGEKQRVALARCLAAQPSVLLLDEPFSSLDEQTKEDSHHALLTVTSSWNIPVILVTHDKQEAEKLGDRILPIHNGRLGV encoded by the coding sequence ATGCTGAATGTATCGATTCAAAAGAAGCTGTCTAATTTTATATTGGATGTTTCCTTCCAGGCACGTAATGAAACCGTAGTCTTATTCGGCCCTTCCGGTTCGGGGAAGACAACGATATTGAACATCATTGCCGGTCTAACCTCTCCGGACAATGGGGAAATCACTCTGGATGGAAGAGCTCTTTATAAAAATAAGAAAGTGAACGTTCCCATACAACACAGAAAAACAGGCTATGTATTTCAGGACTATGCTTTATTTCCTCATATGAAAGTACAAAAAAACATTTTATTCGGCACTGAAGATACTAAACTTGCAGAAGAATTGATGTATTCTCTTAAAATCAGCCACCTTTCCTTAAAATACCCCCATGAAATATCTGGAGGAGAGAAACAAAGAGTGGCCTTAGCCCGCTGTTTAGCTGCTCAGCCCAGTGTTTTGCTTCTGGATGAGCCTTTTTCTTCTTTAGATGAGCAGACGAAAGAAGATTCACATCATGCTTTGCTTACCGTTACTTCCTCCTGGAACATACCCGTCATATTGGTCACCCATGATAAACAGGAAGCCGAAAAACTGGGAGACCGGATATTGCCTATTCACAACGGAAGGCTTGGTGTATAA
- a CDS encoding holin, translated as MNQVLLFATLISPFAVGLVEVLKRTIDLPKNYIPLISLATGLVLGALAYPLTDMELMLRLWAGAGAGLSGTGLFEIVNRREGYTKSSKKEK; from the coding sequence ATGAACCAAGTGTTATTGTTTGCAACCTTAATTAGTCCCTTTGCTGTGGGGCTGGTTGAAGTCTTGAAAAGGACAATAGATCTTCCAAAGAACTATATTCCGCTGATCAGCTTAGCGACAGGGCTGGTGCTCGGGGCTTTAGCCTATCCACTGACTGATATGGAACTCATGCTGCGTTTATGGGCGGGAGCCGGGGCCGGATTATCTGGCACGGGCCTTTTTGAAATTGTGAATCGTAGGGAAGGGTATACGAAATCTTCTAAAAAAGAGAAGTAA
- a CDS encoding deoxynucleoside kinase translates to MGPLPFIAVEGPIGVGKTSLSKKLASQFDFHLLKEIVEENPFLGKFYENIDEWSFQTEMFFLCNRVKQLEDIDQYYLKQGKPVVADYHISKNMIFARRTLRQDQFDKYSQIFDILTRDMPKPNIVVYLQASLDTLLERIRMRNREVEENIQPSYLEQLSQDYEDFMSHFEAAHPEIPVVRINGDELDFVRHQQDLDYIMSQVRDHLNKGEVIK, encoded by the coding sequence ATGGGACCATTACCTTTTATTGCCGTAGAAGGACCAATTGGAGTGGGTAAAACGTCTCTGTCTAAAAAGCTTGCCTCCCAGTTTGATTTTCATCTGCTAAAGGAAATCGTTGAGGAGAACCCGTTTTTAGGCAAATTTTATGAGAATATTGATGAATGGAGTTTTCAGACGGAAATGTTCTTCCTGTGTAACCGTGTGAAACAGCTGGAAGACATTGATCAATATTACTTAAAGCAAGGCAAGCCTGTCGTTGCTGATTACCATATCTCTAAAAATATGATCTTTGCCCGCCGGACGCTGAGGCAGGATCAATTTGATAAATATTCGCAGATCTTTGATATTCTTACCCGTGATATGCCAAAGCCAAATATTGTAGTATACCTGCAGGCCAGTCTTGATACACTGCTTGAACGCATCCGGATGCGCAATCGAGAAGTGGAAGAGAACATTCAGCCTTCGTATTTGGAGCAGCTGTCCCAGGACTATGAGGATTTCATGAGCCATTTTGAAGCGGCTCACCCGGAGATCCCTGTTGTCCGCATCAATGGAGATGAACTGGACTTTGTCAGGCATCAGCAGGATTTAGATTATATCATGTCACAAGTAAGAGATCATTTAAATAAAGGAGAAGTCATCAAATGA
- a CDS encoding deoxynucleoside kinase has translation MNARERHGIPHDSVITIAGTVGVGKSTMTHSLANALNFRTSLEKVETNPYLDKFYNDFERWSFHLQIYFLAERFKEQKKIFEYGGGFVQDRSIYEDTGIFAKMHYEKGTMSETDYNTYTNLFDAMVMTPYFPHPDLLIYLEGSFDDIIERIQERGRAMEQQTPIDYWKEMYNRYDNWIDNFNSCPVLRLNIADYDLLNDEASIEPILQKIGHFIQQSRKWRSSRLLT, from the coding sequence ATGAACGCAAGAGAACGCCACGGCATCCCGCATGACAGTGTAATCACGATCGCGGGCACAGTAGGAGTTGGAAAGTCTACTATGACCCACTCACTGGCAAATGCCCTTAACTTTAGAACATCTTTAGAAAAAGTAGAGACGAATCCGTATTTAGATAAATTTTATAACGACTTTGAACGCTGGAGCTTTCACCTTCAGATTTACTTCTTAGCAGAACGTTTTAAAGAGCAGAAGAAAATCTTTGAGTATGGCGGAGGCTTTGTCCAGGACCGTTCGATTTACGAGGATACAGGCATTTTCGCAAAAATGCACTATGAAAAAGGCACGATGTCTGAAACGGACTATAATACGTACACCAACCTTTTTGATGCTATGGTGATGACACCTTATTTCCCCCATCCTGATTTACTAATCTATTTGGAAGGCTCGTTTGATGATATCATCGAACGTATCCAGGAACGTGGACGCGCGATGGAGCAGCAGACGCCAATTGATTATTGGAAAGAGATGTACAACCGTTATGACAACTGGATTGATAATTTCAATTCCTGCCCTGTGCTTCGCTTAAACATTGCAGATTATGATCTGCTTAACGATGAAGCGAGCATAGAGCCGATCTTACAGAAGATCGGACACTTTATCCAGCAGTCCCGCAAATGGCGGTCAAGCCGTCTTTTAACTTAA
- the serS gene encoding serine--tRNA ligase produces the protein MLDLKFLRQNFEEVKQKLQKRGEDLSELDAFEELDVRRRELIQESEELKARRNDVSKEISQLKRNKQDADDKIKEMREVGDRIKELDGELKQVEERLDTMLLSIPNIPDESVPVGEDEDDNIEARKWGEIPAFDFEAKAHWDVAADLDIVDFERAAKVTGSRFVFYKGLGARLERALLNFMMDLHADEHGYQEMLPPQMVNRTSMTGTGQLPKFEEDAFKIEDWDYFLVPTAEVPVTNYHREEILKAEDLPQKFVAFSTNFRSEAGSAGRDTRGLIRQHQFNKVELVQLVKPEDSYEVLEALTGHAEKVLQLLKLPYRVMSMCTGDLGFTAAKKYDIEVWIPSNDTYREISSCSNFEDFQARRAGIRFRREEKGKPEFVHTLNGSGLAIGRTVAAILENYQQEDGSVVIPEVLRPYMGGKEVIK, from the coding sequence ATGCTGGATTTAAAATTTTTACGCCAGAATTTTGAAGAAGTAAAACAAAAGCTCCAAAAACGAGGAGAAGATTTATCCGAGCTTGATGCTTTTGAAGAATTGGATGTGAGACGACGGGAGCTTATCCAAGAATCAGAAGAGCTGAAAGCCCGCCGCAATGACGTTTCCAAAGAAATTTCTCAATTGAAAAGGAACAAGCAGGACGCCGATGATAAAATTAAAGAAATGCGTGAAGTAGGGGACCGCATTAAAGAATTAGACGGTGAGCTTAAGCAGGTGGAAGAACGCCTGGATACGATGCTCTTATCCATCCCTAACATTCCAGACGAGAGTGTTCCTGTCGGAGAAGATGAAGACGACAACATTGAAGCCCGCAAGTGGGGAGAGATTCCAGCGTTTGACTTTGAAGCCAAAGCTCACTGGGATGTAGCCGCTGATTTAGATATTGTAGATTTTGAAAGAGCTGCAAAAGTTACTGGAAGCCGTTTTGTCTTTTATAAAGGTTTAGGCGCACGCTTAGAACGCGCTTTACTTAACTTTATGATGGATCTCCACGCGGATGAGCATGGCTATCAGGAAATGCTTCCGCCGCAAATGGTAAACCGTACGTCAATGACAGGTACAGGACAGCTGCCTAAATTCGAAGAGGACGCTTTTAAGATCGAAGACTGGGATTACTTCCTCGTACCGACAGCTGAAGTGCCGGTTACAAACTATCATCGTGAAGAAATATTAAAAGCCGAAGACCTGCCGCAGAAATTCGTAGCCTTCAGCACCAACTTCCGTTCTGAAGCTGGATCTGCAGGACGTGACACTAGAGGGCTGATCCGCCAGCACCAGTTCAATAAAGTAGAGCTTGTACAGCTGGTCAAACCGGAAGACTCTTATGAAGTACTAGAAGCTTTAACAGGACACGCTGAGAAGGTTCTACAGCTGCTTAAACTGCCTTACAGGGTTATGAGTATGTGTACAGGCGATTTAGGCTTCACAGCCGCTAAAAAGTACGATATCGAAGTGTGGATTCCAAGCAATGATACGTACCGCGAAATCAGCTCCTGCTCTAATTTTGAAGATTTCCAGGCGCGCCGGGCAGGCATCCGTTTCCGACGCGAAGAAAAAGGCAAGCCTGAATTCGTCCATACACTCAATGGTTCCGGTCTTGCCATCGGCCGTACTGTTGCAGCCATTTTGGAAAACTACCAGCAGGAAGATGGATCTGTCGTTATTCCTGAAGTCCTTCGTCCCTATATGGGGGGAAAAGAAGTTATTAAATAA
- the pdxT gene encoding pyridoxal 5'-phosphate synthase glutaminase subunit PdxT, with protein MTTIGVLGLQGAFREHIRSVEASGAKGVIVKRVEQLEEVDGLIIPGGESTTIRRLIDKYNFLEPIRQFGKQGKPVFGTCAGLILLASEIDGSYDVHLGLMDIRVRRNAFGRQRESFEAPLDIKGVADQYNAVFIRAPYIEGVGENTEVLATYNGNIVAAQQGHLLACSFHPELTDDHRITEHFVKMVEMSKKSLAS; from the coding sequence ATGACTACGATTGGCGTTTTGGGACTTCAAGGTGCTTTTCGTGAACATATCCGTTCCGTAGAAGCATCAGGAGCCAAAGGTGTTATCGTCAAAAGAGTGGAACAGCTTGAAGAAGTTGATGGTTTAATCATCCCGGGCGGGGAAAGCACAACCATCCGCCGTTTAATCGATAAATATAATTTCCTTGAGCCGATCCGTCAGTTCGGAAAACAAGGAAAACCTGTTTTCGGAACGTGCGCAGGGCTGATCCTGCTAGCTTCTGAAATCGACGGTTCTTACGATGTTCACTTAGGATTAATGGATATTCGCGTACGCCGCAATGCTTTTGGCCGTCAGCGGGAAAGCTTTGAAGCTCCTCTTGATATTAAAGGAGTCGCCGATCAGTATAATGCAGTCTTTATTCGTGCACCCTATATCGAAGGCGTAGGGGAAAACACAGAAGTGCTTGCGACGTATAATGGGAACATTGTAGCCGCTCAGCAGGGTCATTTGCTGGCATGTTCTTTCCACCCTGAGTTAACAGATGACCATAGAATTACAGAGCATTTTGTAAAAATGGTGGAAATGTCTAAAAAATCCCTTGCATCTTAA
- the pdxS gene encoding pyridoxal 5'-phosphate synthase lyase subunit PdxS: MSQTGTDRVKRGMAEMQKGGVIMDVVNAEQAKIAEEAGAVAVMALERVPSDIRAAGGVARMADPTIVEEVMNAVSIPVMAKARIGHITEARVLESMGVDYIDESEVLTPADEIYHIKKDEYTVPFVCGCRNLGEATRRIREGASMLRTKGEPGTGNIVEAVSHMRQVQSQIRQLQSMSEDEVMVYAKENGAPFDLLLEIREEGRLPVVNFAAGGIATPADASLMMQLGADGVFVGSGIFKSDNPAKFARAIVEATTHYDDYKLIAEISKGLGTAMKGIEMNTLTPDQRMQDRSQ; encoded by the coding sequence ATGTCTCAAACAGGTACTGATCGCGTAAAACGCGGAATGGCAGAAATGCAAAAAGGCGGCGTTATCATGGACGTCGTAAATGCTGAACAAGCAAAAATCGCAGAAGAAGCAGGCGCTGTAGCCGTTATGGCCCTAGAACGAGTTCCATCTGATATTCGTGCTGCCGGCGGAGTTGCCCGTATGGCAGATCCAACGATTGTAGAAGAAGTAATGAATGCTGTTTCCATCCCAGTTATGGCTAAAGCACGTATCGGCCACATTACAGAAGCCCGTGTTTTAGAATCTATGGGTGTAGACTATATCGATGAGAGTGAAGTACTGACTCCAGCTGATGAAATCTATCACATTAAAAAAGATGAATATACAGTTCCATTCGTATGCGGCTGCCGTAACTTAGGCGAAGCAACCCGCCGTATCCGTGAAGGTGCGTCTATGCTCCGTACAAAAGGTGAACCAGGTACAGGCAACATCGTAGAAGCCGTAAGCCACATGCGTCAGGTGCAATCTCAAATCCGTCAGCTTCAAAGCATGTCTGAAGATGAAGTTATGGTATATGCTAAAGAAAATGGCGCACCATTTGATCTTCTGCTTGAAATTCGTGAAGAAGGACGTCTTCCAGTCGTAAACTTCGCAGCAGGCGGAATCGCTACACCAGCTGACGCATCCCTAATGATGCAATTAGGAGCTGACGGCGTATTCGTTGGATCCGGTATCTTCAAGTCAGACAACCCAGCAAAATTCGCACGTGCGATTGTTGAAGCGACCACACACTATGATGACTATAAATTAATCGCTGAAATTTCAAAAGGCCTGGGAACAGCTATGAAAGGCATTGAAATGAACACCCTAACTCCAGACCAGCGCATGCAGGACAGATCTCAATAA
- a CDS encoding D-alanyl-D-alanine carboxypeptidase family protein: MKQRLRASWALGMAFVLCMITVFGSPETTYAKTVEIKADSAILVDADSGKILYEKDSDLTLPPASMAKMMTEYLVLEAIESGDITWETTTQISDYPYSISANASFSGVGLTQGQDYTVRELYEAMAINSDNATSIALAELIAGSESEFVKMMNEKAEELGMPDYQFVNATGLENRDLDGNHPEGTDPDGTNLLSARSAAILAYHLVNDYPEALEISSITDTTFDGQTIINYNWMLPEMPGYLAQFGYEGLDGLKTGFTDLAGYCFTGTAERDGQRLISVVMKTESEEARFEETKKLLNYGFEQFEQKELFSAGHQVDQNSTVEVSKGKESTVELETAAPITAPVKKGEEDQYEVKVNLSEKALDKNGNLEAPFDKGHKVGTAELVYNGEESYDDLQTGEPLRTEVDVVTTSGVEKANWFMLTIGAIGDFFGDIFNNAVDMVNGWF; encoded by the coding sequence TTGAAACAAAGATTACGCGCATCGTGGGCCTTGGGGATGGCCTTTGTTTTATGCATGATAACGGTTTTTGGAAGTCCTGAAACTACATATGCGAAAACCGTAGAGATCAAAGCAGATTCTGCTATTCTAGTAGATGCTGATTCAGGCAAAATTTTGTACGAGAAAGATTCTGATTTAACATTACCTCCAGCAAGTATGGCGAAGATGATGACGGAATATCTCGTATTAGAAGCGATCGAATCAGGAGATATTACCTGGGAAACTACAACTCAAATAAGTGATTATCCATATAGCATATCAGCGAATGCTTCTTTTTCCGGAGTAGGTTTAACGCAGGGTCAGGATTATACGGTACGTGAGTTATATGAAGCAATGGCGATTAATTCCGATAACGCTACTTCTATAGCATTAGCAGAATTAATCGCAGGTTCTGAAAGCGAATTTGTTAAAATGATGAATGAAAAAGCAGAAGAGCTCGGTATGCCGGATTACCAATTCGTGAACGCTACAGGTCTTGAAAACAGAGACCTGGATGGGAATCATCCGGAAGGTACCGATCCCGACGGAACCAACTTGCTGTCTGCGCGTTCAGCAGCAATCTTAGCTTATCACCTCGTCAATGACTATCCAGAAGCCCTGGAAATCTCATCAATTACGGACACTACTTTTGATGGACAGACAATTATTAACTACAACTGGATGCTTCCAGAGATGCCTGGTTATTTAGCTCAGTTCGGTTATGAAGGCCTGGATGGATTAAAGACGGGCTTTACTGATTTAGCCGGCTACTGCTTTACAGGTACAGCCGAGCGTGACGGCCAGCGCCTCATCTCTGTAGTGATGAAGACAGAAAGTGAAGAAGCACGTTTTGAAGAAACTAAAAAACTTCTCAATTACGGTTTTGAGCAATTTGAACAAAAAGAATTGTTTTCTGCGGGCCATCAAGTTGACCAAAACTCAACAGTAGAGGTTTCTAAAGGAAAAGAATCCACGGTAGAGCTGGAAACAGCTGCTCCCATTACGGCTCCAGTTAAAAAAGGCGAAGAAGATCAATATGAGGTTAAAGTGAATTTATCCGAAAAAGCCTTAGATAAAAACGGTAACCTGGAAGCTCCGTTTGATAAAGGACATAAAGTCGGTACAGCAGAGTTAGTCTATAATGGAGAAGAGTCTTATGATGATCTTCAGACAGGGGAACCCTTACGTACAGAAGTCGATGTCGTAACGACTTCAGGTGTTGAAAAAGCCAACTGGTTTATGCTGACGATCGGCGCCATCGGTGACTTTTTTGGAGATATTTTCAATAATGCCGTAGATATGGTAAACGGCTGGTTCTAA